In Agelaius phoeniceus isolate bAgePho1 chromosome 16, bAgePho1.hap1, whole genome shotgun sequence, the DNA window GTGGGAGTGGGCAGCCTGGCACCGCCCTCAGCACCTGGgcctccccagcagccagctTCATCCCAGCCTGCACCTTCCCCGGGACCCACCCCTGCTGTTGGTGCCACCAGCACCGCTGTCACTGCCACCATCACAGCTGCCACCAGCCCAGAAAGGCtcggggacatggggacagtcaCAGCAGAGCCACATCCTGCTGTACTgcagagggctgtgcagggggTGACATGGGGATCCCCAGCTCATGTGCCCACTTCGATGCCCGGgcccccccagcagcccccagatTCCCATGGTGGGGGCCCTGGGTCCCCCCCagctgctgtggacacagagctggcccagccatcgagcagccccacagggagGACAGACACTGACACCCCCCAGGTGACGCGGGCCGCGGTGGGCAGGGCCCCCCAGGTGTTCATCGTGGAGGATCAGCCCCCACTCCTGCGAGGTGAGTCTGAGGCTTGGGATCCTCTGCAGGGGCACGGCAGGAGGGGGACGAGGCTCTGGGTGGGGTCATGACCTGCGGGTCCCTTTGTCGTCCTGCAGCGCCGCTCCTGCGCATCCCCTGTGAGCTGGTGCTGGACATGGCGTTCGTGCCGGCCCTGCAGGAGCCCGGCTCCCCCGAgcgccaggagctgctgcagggcttcAACCAGACGGTGAGTGCGGGCCGGGGAATGCGGGCTGGGGAATGCGGGCCGGGGAATGCGGGCAGGGGACACCGCGCTCAGCTCCCGCCGCCCCGCGCAGGTCACTCCCCTCTTCACGCCCGTGCCTGGCTTCCTGCGGCTGGAGGTGACCGGGATCAGGTGGGTGCTGGCTCTGTCCCGCAAGTGTCTGGGATCAGGTGGGTGCTGGCTCGGTCCCGCAGGTGTCGGGGATCGGGTGGGTGCTGGCTCGGTCCCGCAGGTGTCTGGGATCGGGTGGGTGCTGGCACGGTCCTGCAGGTGTCGGGGATCGGGTGGGTGCTGGCACAGTCCCGCAGGTGTCGGGGATCGGGTGGGTGCTGGCACAGTCCCGCAGGTGTCTGGGATCGGGTGGGTGCTGGCACAGTCCCGCAGGTGTCGGGGATCGGGTGGGTGCTGGCTCGGTCCCGCAGGTGTCGGGGATCGGGTGGGTGCTGGCTCGGTCCCGCAGGTGTCGGGGATCGGGTGGGTGCTGGCTCGGTCCCGCAGCGTGTTCCCCGCTCCCGGCACGGGGGCAGCGCCGTCCCGGCGTGcggcgcccccagccccgcggtgtccccgcggtgtccccgcaGGGAGGGCAGCGTGGTGCTGAGCTACGACGCGCTGTTCGCGGCCGAGCagctgccggggccggggctggacGAGCTCCTGGAGGCCGCGCTGGGCTCTGCCCGTGCCCGGCCGGGGCTGGCGCTGGGCACGGCCCCCGTCCTGCGCCACGTGGCTCTGGGTGAGTGCAAGGCCGTGTCGGGCCCgggggctgctggcagggcgAGCACACGCTGGGCAGCGAGGGTGACACAGCCGTGCCCGTCCCTGCAGCGCGGCCGCTGGacccctgtgctctgctcttcACCTGCCCGTCCGGCTTCGCCTGCGCGTCCAGGGCGGACGGGAACGTGACCTGCACCTCCCTGTGCCACCGAGCCTACTGCAAGAACCACGGCATCTGCTCGCACGGCCGGGACCAGCAGCCCCGCTGCCAGTgagtgccctggggacagcccgggGTGGCGGCGCTGTCCCCCTGGCGCTGACGGCCCCCTCGGTGCAGGTGCCCCGTGGGCAGCGATTTCTGGTTCATGGGGCTGCGCTGTGACTACcgggtgacacagcagggcctgcTGGGCACGGCGGCCGGGGTCCTGCTCAGCATCGTGCTCCTGGGCGCCGTGCTCGCCGCCGTCGCCGTGCGCCGGTTCAAGGCGCTGCTGCTGGAGGCCAGGGCGGACCAGACCCGCAGCAGGTGGGAGCACAGGGCCGGGGGGCCCGACTGGGGTCTGGGGGCTCCGGAGGGTGGGcactcctgcccctgctgggctctgggggtgaggggcagcagggaaagtCATGGTGGGGTcgctgggctggggctgagctctggcaAGGAGAACAGCATTGGGAGTGGGATAGTGGCAGTAGGAGGTGATGGGGGGATGCTCCAGCCACGGGAAGTGAGgctggctgggggctggggggctgtgggggcacTGAAGGGctgtgggctgtgctgctgtggacaGATGTGCACCATGTGCTGACGAGCTCCAACTGCATGGTCTCTGGGACCCCTCAGTGCTGCCCGTGGCACAGGATCTGCCTGCCCCAGCATGTCCTGTCCATCCTGGGGTGTGAGCGAGGCTCGAGCACAGCCCTGACAAAGCAGCTCATTGGGGAATGGGGCTCTGCTGTCTTGGCCCCACTCACTGCCCATTTTGTAATGTGCTGTGGGGATTGTTCCTGAGGAAACCACTGGAACAGCTGCAACCACCGCGGGGCTGCGGCCAAGGCTGAGCAGTGTcacgggctctgtccccaccctgCGTGTGCAGCTGGGCCCTTCCCTGGACCCAGGAAATTTGGGCAGAAATCTGTGATCTGTGCTGTCAAGCAGTCACTGGGGTTGTGTGCTCACGTGCTTGTGTATGTGCACATGCATGTACACACGTGTGCATGTGCCTGCCGTGTGTTTGTACCTGTGATTATCCGTGTGTGTGCACacctgtgtgtatgtgtgtatctCTGTGTGTATCTCTGTATCTCTGTGTGTATCTCTGTATCTCTGTGTGTATCTCTGTGTGTATCTCTGTGTGTATCTCAGTGTGTATGTGTACCTGTGTGTGCACACGTGAGCCCATGCCCACCTGTCCTGCAGCTATCGCCGTTTCTGCCGCCTGGACGATGTCTCGGCCCAGTACTGGTCCCGCTCGGGGCTGCCCTCGGCCAGCTCGCTGGACAACCCGGCCTTCAGCAACtcggaggagctgctgcagctgcaggtgctggacAGCGGCTGCTGCGGCTGCCGGGGGGACGCGGCTGGAGCCAAGCGGGGCCTGGCGCCCTGTGCCCACCCACAGTGCCAGCCCAGGTagggagcagggcctgggccgggctgggctcggGGGGCTCTGCTCActctgggcagggagggctttGGGGCACACGGAGCCCTGGAACCGTGcgtgcagccctgcccagccagtgGCTGCTCCTCCATGGACAGTGCCGGGAGCTCTGACACCTCCCAACCCTTGGAGTCCCCGGAGCAGCACCTgtttagtttattttatttatttatttattttattttattttattttattttattttattttattttaattttatcccatgggaggagctgtgtgtgctgggacTGCTGTAAGGGAGGAGAGTTCACATCTGCAGGAAAGGGTGGCTCTGTGTGCTCATGGGAAACTCAAATCAGCTTCCAGGAGGGTGCATGGAAAAAGAGCCCTGGAAGTTTCCAGCTCTATTGGCAAAGGGCAGGATGGGCAGGAACACCCCCAGCTGTGGGCCCAGGGAAATCAGGAGCAAAGCCAGAGCTCCGGGTGCTCCCCTCTGGGGCCAGAGCTTGGCACTGGCCCAACAGCGACTTCATcacccccagggcacagcacagggtCCTTCTCCTGCACCAGCCTGACTCATCCCCTTCTCTTAACTacctgtggatttttttccagtttccatTACGACTGGGacaccagctccagcagcatgAATGACCCTATGGTGGACTCGGGCAAAGCCAGTGACATCTCAGTGTCCAGCTGGCCCATGGAGCCCATCCAGTGggctcccttccctctccacCAGCTTTCCAGGCAGCGACcggtgagcagggctgggaagggctggaggggcCAGGGTGGGCGTGCAGGGGTGCAGGTGCCCcgggctgctccctgcccaccccagcccgGGAGGGCGACTCCAGGGAAgcgctgggagctgcccctggctggggacagcagccccCAGGGGCACAAGCCACATTtgctctgtgcagcacaaggcGCGCTGGCCGCAGTCGTTCTgcgaggggctggagctgggcacgCTGGAGCGGAGCTGGACGGCCTGAGCCCCCAGAAACAGACGGACACGAGGTTCAGCTTTAAAACCAACCACATTTTATTTCCACGTAACGAGCTCAGTGAAGGAATCCACACACTTGGACGATACAATCAACGCGGGTGTGATGTCAGTGATGTCAGTCCcagcggggcagggcccggcgagccccagccccggctccTGTCCGCGCCTCGCAAGCTCTGGCTGGGACTGCGGCTCCAGAGCAGGCAGATACAGAGAGGTGTCAGGACACACAGTGCTGGCATCCACCAGGTCGTGACTTTTGGGGGCAGTCTGGGCAGAAAGGCTGGCGGTTCCGGAGGGCGCGTCGGGCTCTGGACGCAGCGGCTctgccccgcggccgccgcagGACGAGCTCAGCCACGccgcagggagggagggagacaCACGAAAGCGCTGCTGCGTCGTTCATCATGATTCATGTCAATGAGGTATAAACACCAGGATGTTGTAAGCATTAAAGtttattttccaaaatgctCTCCTTATTCGCACGTGTCCTCTGGAGCATCGAGCTGGGCACAAATGGTGGGGGCTGGAAATGGGGCGCTGTACGGAGGGCGAGGGCAACAGGGTCCCAAAGGTGCTCGgatagaaaaggaaaagcaagctGCAGTTCTACACTTAGACTCTCATAGTCTCAGAGGGGGCACGTTGAGGGAGATTTTTGCTAGAATAAAATGCAGATCTCTTcataaaaaaatcagtttgcTAAAAGAAAACTCAACCTATGGGAATACAGAGCTATCGGATCGGTCGATATTCTCATCGTATAGAAAACAGCCTACAAATAAAGTCACAAAAAATAGACAGTTATATGCTGAGCAGCCAAAAACATCATGATTTATTAATATCTGGAGAAACTTCATAATTCAAACACAACCAAACTGTACATTTTACAATCACATTCTATTTGTAAACAGTTAAAAGCCACTGACTTCTTTTGCATCTTCGGACACAAACATTAGAATCAAGGCAATGAAATGATGGCGATTTCTGCACTGTTAAAATTTTTACCCTTGCCTAGTCTGGAATTCATGGACTAAACAAGCATTCAATAATACCTTTTGTGGCAAGAGGATGTAACTCGTTCACTTTTGCGAGAAAGTACTTGCGAGAACTTTGTCAACATGGAAACTCGATACACACACGATCTGTAAGCCCAGCCCGTGGTTACAGGATGCATAGTTACTCAGGTCGGcttggggacacagccccacgGTAACACAGTCACAGAGCAGGAACAGCCACTCGATGGGATTACAAAAACTCGGATAACTACGGATTATTAGCAAACCACCACCACTCACTAAGAAAAGACAGCGTCAAAAGCAGAATGTCCAACTCCAGCTTGAAGcgttttttttttggcagagaAAAGTCTTACAGAGCAATAAGTATTATCAGTGCTAAAagttgagttttttttttttttttttcctataagaAACTACAAGGAGTTTTTACTGGGGAACTGGTTTTCCTGAGAGCCATGCTCTTTGATTTAGGATACAGgaatagaaaacaaaaggaCATGGCCAAACACTGTTCGTTATTCCCAGAGATAGAAAGCATCTTTTTcattctcaatttttttttttttgtctttttaaaaatttttaaaatgatggAAGAGTAAACATTTttctcaaaaaacaaaaaaaatattctgtaaaCAAGAAGGCGCCAACACAGGCACCCCCAAAACAAAATTGAAAGCCTATTGAAAGTGCAGGACCCCCCTGGCTTGCAGGCTGGGTTGCAAGTCACAGCTGTGGCCACAGTTTTTTAAACTGCAGAGCTAAATTCTTTAGTTTTATACATGAAAAAACTGGTGCAATACTTTCATTCATAATCCTAAGTCAGTATCCTAACTCGATCTTGGAACGCCACGACACCACGAGCAGGTAGGCAAACATCAAGGCATAGTAGAGAGCGCACACTGTTTGTAGGAACATCCTTGAGTAAACACTTACACGTGAGCTGCTGCCGCCCGCCACGCCGATTGCACGGGGAGCAGCAGTCAGTGCAACGTCAGAAAAGCTCATACTCCAACATCATcagcaaaatgcaaataaaaaggaaaaaaaaaaaaaaaggaattcaaAGAATAAACATGATGAATATACACAAATGAGCTCATTCCAAGCAGGTTTATATGGATAGCACTATCTGGAAGTGTAAATATATACTTTTTCACATTATAATATTGGCCTGCATGATTCAAGTATTCAAACTGATATGTTTTGGGCTAAAACAAAGTGGAAAATGTGCAGAAAGTAACTGTTTCCACAGGTGACCCCCTTGCTGTAGGTGAAAAGTCCAAATTAGTGCTGCTTTGTTACATCTTGAGGTCACAGTTTATTAGTTGAAAAAACTAAAAGGTTACATGGACTCTCCACCTCCACCCAGGTGGTCAACGGAAAGGAAAGCGTTGATGGGGGACGGGCTGCTAATTCCCCTGGTGTCATTGCTGCTCGGGGCACCCCACAGGCTCGTGGAATAGTTGGGGCTCCCCCAAAGTGAAGTGCCATGAAGGTCTCCACTGCTAGTTCCCGACAGCCCAGCACCATTCCAGTGATTTAGATCATTACGGTTTGAGAACGAATGGGAACCATCGATGGATCCGAGTCGGCTCTGGCTGGATCCCAGAGATTGCCAGCCAGGAGACGGAGTCAGGGACTGGCCTTGTGCAAAGAAGCGACTAATCTCCTCTTCACTGGCAAACTCAGCAAGAATAGTAGTGTTCCCTAAAACACACCTGTGGAGGGAGGAGAGAGCACATTTACACAGAGCACCGCCTGAGCCtccagctgccaggggctccAAACCCTTGGCACAGACCCTGCGTGTTCAGCTGGCTCTGAGAATCCTCCCCTGCACACTCGCAGCATTTAACACCAAAAAACATTTACAACTCTTTAAAACTTGGGTGAAAAAAGAAGAACACTTACATGTGCAGAGATTTTTGTGCCTTCACTACCTCTTCTTTTGAACTGTAACGGACCAAAGCATTACCATGTGGGAGGTTCAGGTGGAATGTTATTAGTGGGCCGTGCTGCATGCACAGAGTACGCAGGGTTGAGCCGTCGATCTGGGGAAACACGagcacagcctgagcagggcctggcagagcccagcctgggcctgcCCAGCCtacccagagcccagccccagcccagagccccctccTGCATGCTCCAGCCTTACCTGAGGTGTAAGGTTTTTCAGAACAAGCCAATTTGTTATtctccctgagctgctctcaCCCCAGCTCGAACCTAAAGGAGGGAAAACAGGAGTTGGTGCCTGCCACACTGGCACGGGGCAGTTGGGGTGGAGCAGCTGATACCAACATCCACTGGTAATAAAAATTCATGCAGCATTAACCTCCAGACTTCAAACCCTTAGAGGTTACCGTGGGTGGTACAGCACTGCTCAATTTATTTCCTTTGGGAAGCATTTTGCTCATGTAAGCAGGGGCACAAGCAGCTACACTGTTGTCAGATAATCAGAACCGAagcaaaaatacaaatgtatttGCTCTGATGCCTGCTGCAAGCTCAGAAGAGTTTTGAAGCCCATCTGATGACTCCCTGGGCCATCATGATCTAATTCACTACAGTATGGGCCTGTCTGTGAACAAGGTTTAACCACAGCTGCCCTGATGTGCAGCCTGTGCCTCTCCTCAGCACAGGCAGTTCCAGTGAGGACACAACAGGCACCTGTGccctgtgtcacacacagcacctgtcctgcccagcacagagcccgtggcactgcaggggcacagagggaccagcagagccagcccagcagggcagctcagcccaCGGGGACAGGCGTGGCAACAGGCACAAAGCCCTCCAGGCACACGGGGACATCCTCACCAGGGGTGTATCTGGCATCAGAATTTCCCCATCCTCCACCCAGGCGAAGGGAGTTGTCCCAAGTGGACAGGGGCGGTTTCTGGCCTGTCAGCCCTGGAGGTGGCCGGGACGGAGCAGTGATGCTTTTAGGTGGCAAAGGGACCTTCCACAGCTCATGAGCCAGAGAGGTGTTAGTGACTGATCCAGGAGACCACGTTGATTT includes these proteins:
- the LOC129127100 gene encoding uncharacterized protein LOC129127100 — protein: MERPRLPLPRARPPLPRLLAAAVLVECCARLCPALGSGTGSALSAADPCAQLGTAAGERCRTGPDRPQPGAGTGQPPTPGAVGQLWTEAGPPPLPGAPAGTAEPYSPQESPGLGREGTGPAVRGGSAAEPPGPPVSAGREQAAPAGPGGTAAGTPAPAEAHTDPASTHPPGPGPLAHVTVEGTTTAQGPLVYSPPSVTVPGSARGQWRSSSSLLGWRAIGTALVQSQDDTVQLGDSSPGTRPGTVLATDSSAPGTAGTSPFAGGLQRLLTPPGTLQGTHWALPGLSAGRGFASHPRKGTHSAPHPSALSPGPGGSPLANTAWPAVGTDPASLPATRGGSGLPVPTTMASTPGVTSPGQGGALDLTTGVLGPPDRGGPSEHTHIPRSPSATPGQPPVPPAPGSPAVAQGGVTHASPGSPHMSPSPQSAPASGSAVTLLSAPLPSPGTTVGTPLGDPSPGLPHSSSKVGPAESPPSLGGTQVGVGSLAPPSAPGPPQQPASSQPAPSPGPTPAVGATSTAVTATITAATSPERLGDMGTVTAEPHPAVLQRAVQGVTWGSPAHVPTSMPGPPQQPPDSHGGGPGSPPAAVDTELAQPSSSPTGRTDTDTPQVTRAAVGRAPQVFIVEDQPPLLRAPLLRIPCELVLDMAFVPALQEPGSPERQELLQGFNQTVTPLFTPVPGFLRLEVTGIREGSVVLSYDALFAAEQLPGPGLDELLEAALGSARARPGLALGTAPVLRHVALARPLDPCALLFTCPSGFACASRADGNVTCTSLCHRAYCKNHGICSHGRDQQPRCQCPVGSDFWFMGLRCDYRVTQQGLLGTAAGVLLSIVLLGAVLAAVAVRRFKALLLEARADQTRSSYRRFCRLDDVSAQYWSRSGLPSASSLDNPAFSNSEELLQLQVLDSGCCGCRGDAAGAKRGLAPCAHPQCQPSFHYDWDTSSSSMNDPMVDSGKASDISVSSWPMEPIQWAPFPLHQLSRQRPHKARWPQSFCEGLELGTLERSWTA